Within Fusarium keratoplasticum isolate Fu6.1 chromosome 8, whole genome shotgun sequence, the genomic segment CCAAGAGTCGGTGACGGACTGAAGGTTGGGGAATGCAACTGTGTTGATGAGAGGCGCTGTCCAGGGGCCTGCACACTGTTAGCCAATCCCCTACCCGGTATAGAATACAGATAGACATGCCGGTTCTATTGTTAATGTAAATGCGAGAGACCTGGTCATGTACTTCGCCAATGATTGCGTCGCTTTTGAAGAGGGAAGAATTGCGGTCTGTCGATGGTCAGCCTGGTCGTGAAGAGGTAACGAGACGCTTACAGTAGTAGGTGGCATATATCATCGGATGATCCTGTAGATTATATCCAACACCAGGCAAGTCGATTTCGACGGGGATCTCAAGAGATTCGAGGGTTTTGGATGGTCCGATGCCCGAGACCTGAAGTAGAGTTGGAGAGAAGATGGCTCCAGCAGATACGATGACCTCTCTCTTGCAGACAATGGTTcttttctttgccttttgATCCTCTGCAAACTGCACATAATGTCAGCTCAAGACAGATCAATTAATAGCCCTGAATATCTTACCTCTACGCCAACAACACGTCGGCTTCCCGTAAATCGGTTATAGGGCTCAAAAATGAGGCGCGTAACTGTCTGTCCTGTAGCAACGTGAAGATTAGACCTGTGATCCGCCGAGTTAAAATGAGCCTCTCTGGCATCTGATCTCGTTTGGTTGGTGGGATGCATGCTTGATGGGAGAAGCATTGCTCCTGCGGCCGTCCCATTGTTTGGGTCGTCAATGATGGGTATGCCGAGCTCGGAGAATCCGTCAAGCACATTTGCTACACCCAAGTCAGAAACAGTCGTTGTATAAAGGCCTATATGCAAATCACTGGATTGGTTGTAGAAGTATCGAGGATACGAGACGTGGACTGAGCCATTGTTTCCATGCATAGACAAGTCAGGATGGATGCGAAGTGCATCGGCATCCTCCTTGTAGGCATTCGCCTTGAAGCTTTCTGACTATCGTGGATTAGCTTTCTGCTCCATATAGTTCAATATTTCTTAAACATGCCTTCTTGAAGTAGGGAAGCATGCCATTCCAGGACCATCCTTTgttgcccagcttctcccagCCATCGTAGTCAGAGGCAGGGCCCCTTGTCCAGCAGAGGCCATTGAGAATAGAGCTTCCGCCAATAGCTTTTCCTTGAGGGATTTCCATGTACTGATCGTTGAGATAGGTTTGAGGTTCTGTGATTAGGCCCCATTCGTATTCGCTCCAGCCACCGTTGCCGACTACTCCTGGGACGGGCAGTAGGCCCTTCGGGATCGTGAGGTTTCTGGCATCGTCCCTAAGGAGAGGTTAGTTATGAGCGATGAAGCCTTTTAGATATCTATGTACAGAGGACCTgcctcgaggacgaggacggaaACTGCAGAGCGTCAGCCAGATTGTTCCATGTCAGCGATAGATATTGAGCTACCAGATGAGTTCTCAGAAAGACGGTTGGCAATAGTCAACCCAGCGGTACCTCCGCCAACGATGATGTAGTCATAAGCACTGCGCAGCGTATCTTTCGCAGCTTCCGGTGTAAAGTGAAGAGCTTCGGACCAAGGCAGGGCACACAAGGCCACGAGGCCCAGGAGAAGGCCCCAAGcagtcatggtgatgatgaagtgTGGTGAGTCGAGAAGAGCTAATCTCGAGGTGCGAGCTTAAATATCCAAGGGCAAGAAATTAACATCAGTGAATCATTGAAGCTGCGAAGCGAAGTTGTGAATGGGCATTTGTTTGCACAAAAGCATTCGCCGAGATCCAGATTTGTTGGCAGTGGCAAACAGCTGCCAAGTCGGATCCAGGCATATTCGTGCTCACCTAGCTGATCTCAAGAGTAGATGCTTGGTATATTAAATTGGCCATTTGATGCACGCTCATAATGTGTATCTCAGCACGAGGATATTGCTGCGACCCAGGAGGCACTCCTTAGAGGATGCACTATACCTCGCGTCGTTATCTGATACTTTGAACTATTACTAAGAAAACGAACATGACCACATATTCAAGACTTTTTGAGAAGAGCCTCGCTGGTATTCGGTCTACATTTGGGTAGTTCTGATCTCAGTTGATGCTGGCATACCCAGCTCATATTCGCTGCCATCTGCTTGTGACCGCAACAGAGTTGAACACTAAGGCAAATAACTCAAGTCAAGAAACACtacttttctttttatcGAGAGATGGTAAATATCCTGGGATATATGTCTTGTCAGTTAATGCAGGGGTTCATCATAACTTAAAGGTCTAGGTGTTGGCTCAGAACGCAATGACGGACAAGCCATGGCCTTGGTTTAGACTTCTCAGAAGACACCCCTAAATCGTTACATACCAGCTAGGCAACTAGaagtatttattaaattcTAATTCCTCGAGTACAACTACAGGTCTGAATCAACTTCGAGGTGGATTCTGTCACACCAGTGGTTCTCAAGCTAGACAACCGGGTGATGGCATGGTCACACAGAATTGGCTTCCAGAATAAGATTCCGAGATACTTACCTTTCCACCCCTAATCACTCAAATTCAAGTCTAAGAATGCCGATTCAACGCTCGCCATGAATAACGACCACAgccgtccttgacctcggccCCGTTCGGGGCATATACCCCGGTAAGAGGGATCAACCTACCGCACATGTACATTACTAAGCTGCCTACAAGCATATCTCGAGTACGGCCCAGCGGCTTCAACTCAACACCAATCATAGCAACGGCAATTGTCACGATCTCGAAACACTCGGCATCAACTCATGATGCTGTTTCTTTCGAGACAATGTGCCACCAGGAGCTTCCGGATACGTAGCCTCCCCGCGATTGGCCATCGCCGCTCCCTGCATCTGGCACCTCCgttcctcctcgacgactACATCCCTCGGTATCAGACCCTCAGCTCCAGGGacgtggccaagaagcgctCCCTGGCGTATGCCCACCTCCGTAACTGTAACCTCTGCCCCAGAGAGTGCGGCGTCAACCGGTACGAGAAGACGGGCATGTGCCTCATCGGGGAAAAGGTAAAGGTCAACACCATTGCCCCCCACTTTGGCGAAGGTCAGTGTCAGTGTGCGCTCTGTGCTTTTCTGGCTCCCTTGCGTTTGCTACATGTCATGCGCGGCGTGTTCGATTGTGTTGCTGACTCGTTGACAGAGCCTTGCATTCAAGGCCACAATGGTAGTGGTTCGGTCTTCATGAGCGGGTGTAACTTGCGGTGCATCTTTTGCCAGAACTTTGACATCTCTCACCAGCGTAATGGCATGGACCTTACACCTGAGGAGCTGGGAGACTGGTACATGAAGTTGCAGGAGGTTGGCAACGTccacaacatcaacatcgtcaCCCCAGAGCATGTAGTGCCCCAGGTGGCGCTGAGCATCCTGCATGCCAGGGACCGTGGCTTGATGGTTCCAATCGTTTACAACACATCAAGTTTTGATTCTCTAGCCTCTCTCGAACTAATGGACGGGTTGGTCGACATCTACCTGGCCGACTTCAAGGTGTGGGAACCCAGCACCTCCAAAAGGCTATTGAAGGCCGACGACTACGCCACTACGGCCAGGGAGAGTGTCAAGGCTATGCACGCCCAGGTCGGAGACTTATGCTTCACTGGAGACGGCATCGCCAAGAGTGGGCTATTAGTCCGCCATCTTGTCATGCCAGGcaaggaggctgaaggggCCGAGATCATGAGGttcctggccaaggaggtgTCCCGCGACTGCTTCGTCAACATCATGGAGCAGTACCACCCGGATGCGCACGTcggaaagaagaagcgaggcaagatcaaggatggcgaggccGACAATGAAGTGCGATACGCGGACATCAACCGCGCAGTTACCGATCAAGAGATCTCCTCGATCCGGAAGGCGGCCATGGATGCTGGGCTCTGGCGATTCAACGACCCACCAAAACATGAAGGGTTTGCGATCTGAGAGGTAGGCTGTCTCTCGGTTGGGTTACACAGTGAGAGAATGAACCTTGCCGCGAGGCTTCAGAATCAAGCCAACTTCGGGGACTAAGAACGCCACCACCTGGCCAGAGCGACCCAGATGGCTTCTACGGCTCATTCAAAACTGTCAGAGGCAAACCGGGTGACCAAGCCTTTCAGGTCCCTGAGCAGAAACCCAGTTCTATTCAGGATCTTATTTGTGTGGCACGGATCCAACGCCCCAGGGACAACCAACAACGAATGACAACGCACCCAACGCTAGGAATGGACGTTGGCAAAGAAAAGGTCTGGGCAAGGCTCGGATCTCGCTGCTGGCCCTTTGTCGGGACCGTTTCCGACTGACAAAGCGTCTGCCAACCCCTCGTCCCAATATAGCTTTCCTTGCGTTGTCGGTGGCGGGAGAGACTGGTCAGGACGGCCAATATCTATCCGTTATGAGTGCCGATCATCTTGCACTGAGGACTTGATCATTATCATTCTCATTAGCAAGATCACGCTATCCATCAAGATGAACACGACATTTTCAACCGTTCACAACATGGTACCACTACCATCCATCGCTGCCAGGATCACGCCGCCTCCTGAGGAGTTGAACATTACTATTCCCAAGTCGGAGACATTCCCTGTTATTCCAGCATCACCTGGATGCATCACGCAGACGCCATCTGGATCGACGACTAGTCCTTCCACGCGGAGGAGGAACCGAAGGCGCTCGTCTAGTTCTCGTGCTCGTCCTCCCCGTGTTGATGTAAGACCTGTGCCTCACGCCAACTCGcacctcatcttctcgccaCGGACATACGAGAGCCTGTATGTGGAGCGGGCATACCTCACTAGCGCTCTACAGCAGCATTCTAGCCGTGCTGCAAACCTGATGAGGCAGTACTCTGTCGTTGAGTCGCAGCTCCAGAGCCTTCCCGGAGACAAGGGCCGACGCAAACTACGCAAGCAgctcggcctcctcaagTCAAGGATCAACGAGGCCTTTGAACAAGAGAGGGCTATCTTCTCTCGCCTCACCGAGCTCTACATGGAGATTCAGAGCCGCGAGAGCTGGATGCAAATCGGGTACCAGCAACAACAGGCGTGGTCCATGGACAGTCCCAGCGTCGGCACCCCTTCCGTCTACAGCCCCATATCCTACAGCCTGCCCACGCCTAATACGCCCCTAAACGGAGCGTGCGCAGAGTTTGTACCTATGGGCTACTTTGGCGACGTTCATCATCTGCCCGAGTCCTCGCTAAGCCAAGAAGAGACCGAGACGAGCCTTGGCCTGGAGACTGTTGACGAAGCCGGCGAGGATCTCTTATGCAGACCTGATTCGCCCTGCGAAAGCGTTGAATCAGGTACGGCTCCCGCGACTCCAGTTGCAGCCGACGCCCCGATTGTCGAGGCGACTGACTTGGAAGAGGCATCTGGTGATGTTCGTGCCATGGCTATCAGGAAGAGACGGTTCAGCCTCCCTTGTCTCCAAAACGCATGGCCCGAAACATGAGCAAAGCAAGTGCTTTGCTATGGTGGCTACGACATATGTTCGATACGACTATGCATGGGTACGAATATGCTCAGATAAACATGTTTCAATATGTACAACGAGAAGCTTGGATATAATCAATGGAGCACAAAgcaacaaagaa encodes:
- a CDS encoding Radical SAM core domain-containing protein, which produces MMLFLSRQCATRSFRIRSLPAIGHRRSLHLAPPFLLDDYIPRYQTLSSRDVAKKRSLAYAHLRNCNLCPRECGVNRYEKTGMCLIGEKVKVNTIAPHFGEEPCIQGHNGSGSVFMSGCNLRCIFCQNFDISHQRNGMDLTPEELGDWYMKLQEVGNVHNINIVTPEHVVPQVALSILHARDRGLMVPIVYNTSSFDSLASLELMDGLVDIYLADFKVWEPSTSKRLLKADDYATTARESVKAMHAQVGDLCFTGDGIAKSGLLVRHLVMPGKEAEGAEIMRFLAKEVSRDCFVNIMEQYHPDAHVGKKKRGKIKDGEADNEVRYADINRAVTDQEISSIRKAAMDAGLWRFNDPPKHEGFAI